In the genome of Streptomyces sp. SAI-127, the window ACGTGCGGGAACCGCCAGAAGAAGGCGCGCTTCAACGCCAACCAGCGCAAGAACACCGGATCAGCGGAATGATCGTTACCTCGGCAGCCTCCTACGCCGGTTCACACAGGCTCGTTGCCGTTCTCTGCGGTCGAGTCCGCCGGCTGGTCCAACGACCGGCGGGGGCCGGGCAGTCGGGGGCGGTGGGGAGCGGGGAAGGGCGTCGGGTTTCTCGGGTGGCGGTGGCGGTAGGCCAGCCAGCCGCGGAATGACACCGACACCGCCGTGGCGAGGGCGGCGATCAGGGTCGGGCCCGTGTCCGCAGCGAGCACGATGACCAGCATGGTCGCCAGGATGGACAGCAGCGCCAGGAGATTGGCGGCCAGTTCGATCATCTGGAAACGCAGGTGGGAATCGCGGTCGTCGTGGGGGTCCCGCCACGGTCCGTGCATGGATATTGCCTTTCGGTCGTACAACACGCCTGCGGCGGCGGCCGTTTGGCCCCTTCTCCAGCCGTCTGCTCATATGTATCACTGACCACGTTCCGCCTCTCGCCACTCACCCGCCTCTTCAGTTCTCCGCTAAAAACCGAGAAGGGCAACGGCAATTGGATCTTCGGCGGACTGCCACACTTGTCGGGCAGAAAGGGAAGGGAGGGCCTCCCCCGCCCCCGCCACGCTCAAGATCGTTGAGAGTACGGGGGCCCCGGGGGCGATCGACGTTGTCAAAGCACCGCAGATCCCCGATCGAACAGTTCGGCCAGGAGCTCAACGCATTCTGCCTGGACTCGAATGTGAGCATGGCCCGCATCGCGGAAGTCAGTTTTCGCAGCAAGACGGGGGTCTACCGGGCGTGGTGCAAAACGGAGCTGGCCTCCTGGAAACTGATCGAGGACGTGGTCAGGGCGATCTGTGAGATCTGCCAGTATCCGGAGGACAAGGAGCAGGAAACCCTCGATTACTGGCGGCGCAGATACCGTGCGGCCGAGGCGGAGGTCCACGCCGCCGAGGAAAATGTGGCCTCGCGGCTCAACGACATCGTCGAGCGGCTCGACCAGCACACGTACCGCACCGACCGCCTCGAACAGACACTGCAGTCCCTCACCACCGAACTGGCCGGGTTACAGCGCGGTCGGCCCTCCGACCCCGAGGCCACTCTGTACTTCGGGCACCCCTCCGGGCGCGAGGCGGACCAGCCGGAGTGGCTGACGGAGATCCGCCGGCACATCGTCCGGTTCGAGCAGGAGGCCGAGCGGCTGCGAGCGGAGTCGCAGCAGGCCGACCTGCGCGCACGGGAGTTGGCCGAGCACGCCCGCCAGGTCCAGTCCCGCGCCGACGAACTGCACCGCTACCTGGCCACTCTGTTCCCGCCCCCCGAGCGGCCGAGCCTGCCGGGCCAGGTTCTGCGCCAGGAATAGCCTCGGCAGTCACGGACGCTGACCACGACGGAGGTGATCGGCAGTGGCCGACGAGCAGCAGGAACAGGCGTTTCGCATCGAGCACGACTCCATGGGCGAGGTCCGTGTCCCGGTGGACGCCAGGTGGCGGGCCCAGACCCAGCGGGCAGTGGAGAACTTCCCCATCTCCGGGCAGCGGATCGAACGGGCGCACATCGAGGCGCTCGCCCGGATCAAGGGGGCGGCCGCGAAGGTGAACGCGCGGCTGGGGGTGCTCGACAAGGACGTCGCGGAGGCGATCCAGGAGGCGGCCGACGAGGTGGCCCGCGGGAACTGGGACGCGCACTTCCCCGTCGACGTCTTCCAGACCGGGTCCGGCACCTCGTCCAACATGAACACCAACGAGGTCATCGCGACGCTGGCGACCGAGCGGCTCGGCCGTGACGTGCACCCCAACGACCACGTCAACGCCTCCCAGTCGTCCAACGACGTCTTCCCCTCCTCCATCCACATCGCCGCCACTGCCGCCGTCACCCGGGATCTGATCCCCGCCCTCGACCATCTCGCCACGGCCCTCGCCCGCAAGTCCGAGGAGTTCGCCGACGTCGTCAAGTCCGGGCGGACCCATCTCATGGACGCCACCCCGGTGACCCTGGGCCAGGAGTTCGGGGGGTACGCGGCGCAGGTGCGGTACGGCATCGAGCGGCTGCAGGCCTCTCTTCCCCGGCTCGCCGAGCTGCCGTTGGGCGGCACCGCGGTCGGCACCGGCATCAACACCCCGCCCGGTTTCTCCGCCGCCGTCATCGAGGAGGTCGCCCGCACCACCGGGCTGCCGCTCACCGAGGCGCGGGACCACTTCGAGGCGCAGGGCGCCCGGGACGGGATCGTGGAGACCAGCGGGCAGCTCAGGACCATCGCGGTCGGCCTGACGAAGATCGCGAATGATCTGCGGTGGATGTCCTCCGGGCCCAGGACCGGGCTCGCGGAGATCTCCCTGCCCGACCTCCAGCCCGGCTCGTCGATCATGCCCGGCAAGGTCAACCCCGTGATCCCGGAGGCCGTCCTCATGGTCGCCGCGCAGGTCGTCGGGAACGACGCGACCGTCGCCACCGCCGGTGCGGCCGGCAACTTCGAGCTCAACGTCATGCTGCCGGTCATCGCCAAGAACGTCCTGGAGTCGGTCCGGCTGCTCGCCAACGTCTCCCGGCTGCTGGCCGACCGGACCGTCGACGGGATCGTCGCGCACCGCGAACGCGCCCGGGAGTACGCCGAGTCCTCGCCCTCCGTGGTCACCCCGCTCAACAAGTACATCGGGTACGAGGAGGCCGCGAAGGTCGCCAAGAAGGCCCTCGCGGAGCTGAAGACGATCCGCCAGGTCGTACTGGAGAGCGGCTATGTCGAACGCGGCGATCTGACGGAGGAGCAGCTCGACGAGGCGCTGGATGTCCTGCGGATGACACGGCCGTAACCTTTCCCCGCCCCGGGGTGAACCGTGACGCGCACCGCAGCGTCGTATGCCTATGGCACCTAATATCTGGTCATGGCAGACGGTGGAGCGGTGAGAGCGGTGGAAGCGGGTACGTCGGCGCACTTCTGGGAGCCCGGGAGCCAGATCCTGTGGCGCTACCGGGAGAACGCCGGCGCGCACGTCCACATCGCCCGTCCGGTCACCGTCGTACGCGACGACGAGGACCTGCTCGCCGTGTGGCTGGCACCGGGCACCGAGTGTGTGCGGCCGGTGCTGGCCGACGGGACACCGGTGCATGCCGAGCCGCTGGAGTCGCGTTACACCAAGCCGCGTTCCGTGCAGCGGGACCGCTGGTTCGGCACCGGCGTGCTGAAGCTGGCGCGGCCGGGGCTGCCGTGGTCGGTGTGGCTGTTCTGGGAGCCGGGCTGGCGGTTCAAGAACTGGTATGTGAACCTCGAGGAGCCGCTGACGCGCTGGACCCGGGGTGTGGACTCCGAGGACCACTTCCTGGACATCACCGTGGATCCGGACCGCAGTTGGCAGTGGCGCGGGACGAGGACGAGTTCGCGCAGGCCCAGCAGGACGGGCTGATGGGCCCGGACCTGGCCGAACAGGTCAGGGAGGCGGGGCGGTCCGCGGTGGAGGTGATCCGCGCCTGGGGCCCGCCGTTCTCGGACGGCTGGCCCGACTGGCGGCCCGATCCGTCCTGGACTGTGCCGCTTCTTCCGGAAGACTGGGACCGTACGCCCGCGCACTTGTCCTCATGAGACCCTTGATGCGCCCCCGGGCTGCAAACGTAGGATCGTCCTCCGCAAGAGTGCGCAGCGGCAACTACCGGAGCGGGCACTGGGCTTGACCGATCGTCACCGAGGGGCGGCAGGACGTGAGCGTGGGGTACGAGGGCAACACCGGTACGGGCCGCGGAAGGTTGACCAAAAACGCAGGAACAGCCCCTGACCACGCGGGAATTTCGTTCCTGGGACACGCATTCCGGGTATCGGGATTTCGGCGGGACCAACTGCGCGTACGGCGTGCAGCCCCGGACGGACGGATTCGACACGCGTGACGGAGCACCCGACCTCCTTCGAACGCCCCCAGCCGGGCGTCGACCCCACGGACCCCCGCGGGGCGCTCCTGCGTTCCCCGGCGCCACCGTCCACGCAGGGCGTCGAGGCGCCGGCGGCTTTACCCGTCCAGGCCCGCTCCGGTGACCCCGCGCCGGACGCGGCACCCGTCGTCCAGGGCAGCAGCGGCACGACCGGCAGGACCGGTAACCACAAGGACATGGGCATGAATCCGGCCGGTACCGGCCCCGAGCACTCCCAGCCGGCCGCCGCCGAGCAGGACACGCATCGCCCGCGGCCCGTACCCGAAGGTGTCCCGGTCCAGCCGGGCGCCGAGGACGACCGGCCCCAGAGCGGCGTGGGCGGCGAGGAACGCCGTACCGGACAGGGCGCGGTCCCCGGCCGGCCCACGCCCATGCGGCGGGACGGCGACCGGCTGCGCTTCGTGGGCGCGGCGACCCGCCGGATCGCGCGCGGCATCGACCTGGACGAGATCGTGATGGGCCTGTGCCGGGCGACCGTGCCGACCTTCTCGGACGCGATCCTGGTCTATCTGCGCGACCCGCTGCCCGTCGGCGACGAGCGGCCCACCGGCCCCCTCGTGCTCCGGCTGCGGCGCAGTGACCGGATTCCCCAGCAGGAGCGGGACCTGGAGGACGGCATCCTGCCGGTGCCGGTGCCGGAGAACCCGACCGAGCTGGACGCCCTCGGCACCGAGCTGTGCGAGGTGCAGCCCGGCAGTGCGCTCGCCGAGGTGCTGCGCGGGGTGCGTCCGGTTTTCACGGACACGCCCGCGGCCCGCGCCGCGCTGCCGGAGCTGCTCGGCGAGGGCGGCGAGTTCGCCGTACCGGCCGGCCGGCGAGCGATCCTGGCCCCGCTGCGCGGCCGGCGCCGGGTCATCGGTGCCGCGCTGTTCCTGCGCCGCCCCGACCGCATCCCCTTCGACCCGGACGACCTGCTCGTGGCCGCCCAACTCGCCACGCACAGCGCGCTGGGCATCGACAAGGCCGTCCTGTACGGCCGTGAGGCGTACATCGCCGACGAGCTGCAGCGCACCATGCTGCCCGAGACGCTCCCGCGGCCGACGGGAGTGCGGCTGGCGTCGCGCTATCTGCCCGCCGCCGAGACGGCCCGGGTGGGCGGTGACTGGTACGACGCGATCCCACTGCCGGGCAGCCGGGTCGCCCTGGTCGTGGGCGACGTGATGGGCCACTCCATGACGTCCGCGGCGATCATGGGCCAGTTGCGGACCACGGCACAGACACTGGCCGGGCTCGACCTGCCCCCGCAGGAGGTGCTGCACCACCTCGACGAGCAGGCGCAGCGGCTCGGTACGGACCGTATGGCGACCTGCCTCTACGCCGTGTACGACCCGGTGTCGCACCGCATCACCATCGCCAACGCCGGTCATCCGCCACCGGTGCTGCTGCACCTGGGCGGCCGTGCCGAGGTGCTCCGGGTACCGCCGGGCGCGCCGATCGGTGTCGGGGGCGTGGACTTCGAGGCCGTGGAGCTGGACGCGCCGGCCGGGGCGACGCTGTTGCTGTACACCGACGGGCTCGTCGAGTCCCGGCTGCGGGACGTGTGGACCGGGATAGAGCAGCTTCGGGAGAAGCTCGCCGCGACCGCGCAACTCACCGGGCCGGATCATCCGCCGCCGCTGGAGGCGTTGTGCGACGAGGTGCTCGACATGCTCGGACCGGGGGACCGGGACGACGACATCGCGTTGCTCGCGGCCCGCTTCGACGGGATCGCGCCCAGTGATGTGGCGTACTGGTTCCTGGAGCCGGAGGACGCGGCGCCGGGGCGTGCGCGGAGGCTCGCGCGGCGGGCGCTGTCCCGCTGGGGCATGGAGGATCTCACCGACTCCGTCGAGCTGTTGGTGAGCGAGGTCGTCACCAACGCGGTGCGGTACGCGACCCGGCCGGTGACGCTTCGGTTGCTGCGGACCGATGTACTGCGGTGCGAGGTCGGGGACGACGTGCCGCAACTGCCGCGGCTGCGGCAGGCCCGGGCCACCGACGAGGGTGGGCGGGGGTTGTACCTCGTCAACCGGCTGGCCCGGCGGTGGGGGGCGACCCGGCTCAGCACCGGCAAGGTGGTGTGGTTCGAGCTCAACAGGAGCTGAAGCTCCTCTGACACGCGAGAAGGGGCGCCCGGTGGTCACCGGGCGCCCCTTCCGCTTCGCTATTGGTCGTCGTTCGGGTCGAACGGATTCTCCGGTGAGGTCGATATCTCGACCGGAGTGCTCTGCTCGCCGGTCGGCGGAGACTGCGACGGCGACTGCGACGGGGTTTGCGAGGGGGTCTCCGACGGCGTCTCCGAAGGCGTCTCCGACGGCTCCTCCGTGGTCGGGGTCGACGACGGCGTCTCGGACCGGGTCGGGGTGGGGCTCGGGGTCCAGGTGGGCTGAACCGCGGCGCCCTGGTCGGTGTCCAGGTCGAACTTGGTGTTCTTGCCGGCGACACCGAAGGTGTACTCGGCCCAGATCTCCGCCGGGAAGCCACCGCCGTTGACCCGCGGCTCGCCGCCCACGCCGTACATCTTGGCCTGCGCCTTGGTCTTGTAGTTCTCGCCGAACAGACCGACCGAGGTGACGAGGTCCGGGGTGTAGCCGGTGAACCAGGCCGACTTGTTGTCGTCGGAGGTACCGGTCTTGCCGGCGACCTTGCGGCCGTCGCGGGCCGGGTTCTGCTGCACGGACTTCTCGGCCGTACCGTCGTTGACCACGCCGGTCAGCACCGAGGTGACCGTGTCGGCGGCCTCCCGGCTGATGACCTGCTCGCCGATCGGGTCGGGCATCTGGAACTCGGTGCCGCCCTGCTCGGCCGACTTGATGATGGTCGGCGTGACCTGCTTGCCGTGGTTGTCGAGGGTGGCGTAGACGCCGGCCATCTGGATCGGGCTCGCGCCCATGGTGCCCAGGGTGTACGCGGGCAGCGGCCTGAGCTTGCCGGTGTCCATGCCGAGCTTGGTGGCCGTCGCGAGCACCTTGTCCATGCCGACGTCCACGCCCATCTGCGCGAAGACGGAGTTGATGGACTGGTTCATCGCCGTCTGGACGGTGACCTGCTTGCCGTAGTTGTGGTCGTCCTCGTTCTCGGGGGCGAATCCGACCTTGTTGCCGTTGCTGTCGACGACCTGACGCTTGCTGGTGCCGTCGTAGGTCGTGTTCGCGCCGATCGCCTTGCCGCTCTGCGTCTCGGAGGCGTTCTCCAGAGCGGCGGCGAGGATGACCGGCTTGAAGGTCGACGCGGGCTGGTAGTCGGTGCGGTTGGCGTTGCTGTAGAAATGCTTGGTGTAGTCCGTGCCGCCGTACAGAGCGACGATCTTCCCCGTCTTCGGGTCGACGGAGACCGCGCCGGCCTGGACGTTTCTGTCGACGTTCCGTTTCTTCGGGTCCAGCTGCTTGGTCAGCTGGTCCTTGACCGACTTCTCCAGCTGAGCCTGCTTCTTCTTGTCGATGTTCAGGGTGAAGGTCCACCCCGAGTTCTCGACGCGGGCCTCCGCCTCGTCCTGGGTGATGTTCTCCTTGGCCATCAGCTGCTTCTCGAGCTGCTGCTTGGCGAGCTTGATGAAGTAGCCCTTCTGCCCCTCGAGGCCGGGGGCGGCCCTGGGCTCCTCGGGCTTCGGGAACGTCATCTCCGCGCGCTTGGTCTGGTCCAGCCAGCCCTGCTTGACCATGTTGTCCAGGACGTAGTTCCAGCGGGCCTGCACCAGCTTCTTGCCGGTCGGGCTGGCGACCGCCCAGTCGTACTGGCTCGGCGCCTGGAGCAGCGCGGCGAGGTACGCGCCCTGCGCAACGCTGAGCTTCTTGGCGTCGACGCGGTAGTAGTCCTGGGCGGCGGCCTGGATGCCGTAGGCGCCGCGGCCGTAGTAGCTGGTGTTGATGTAGCCCGCGAGGATCTTGTCCTTGGACGTCGTGCGGTCCACCTTCAACGAGATGACCAGTTCCTTCAGCTTGCGCGTGACGGTCTGGTCCTGGTCGAGGTAGTAGTTCTTGACGTACTGCTGGGTGATCGTCGAGCCACCCTGCTTGCCCTTGCCGGAGAGCGTGTTGAGCAGACCGCGGGCGGTGCCCTTGAGGTCGACGCCGGAGTCCGTGTAGAAGGTCTTGTTCTCCGCCGCCACGAAGGTGCGCTGGACCGGCTTGGGCACCTCGGAGAGGTCCACGATCTCGCGGTTGGTGTCGCCCTCGCGGGCCATGACCGAGCCGTTGCTGTACTTGTAGATGTTGCTCTGTTCCTGCGCTTTGGCGTTGCCCTTGGGCACGTCGATCATCATGTACATCACGATGAAGGCGCCGATGCCGAGCAGGCAGAAACCGAGGAAGGTGCCGAGGATCTTCTTCCAGGTGAAGAGCCGGCGTATACCGCTCTTACCGTTCTTCGTCCCCTTCTTACCTCGGGCGGCCGCCTTGCGCGCCGCGGCCCTGCCGCCGGGGGCGACACCCTCGCTCGGCGTCCCGGACGAGCGCGCGGGCGGCGCCGCGCGGCGGCCACCGCGCTGACGTGCTCTTCTCTCTTCCGCTCGTCCCATGGGTCGACTCGCTCCGCTTCCTCATCGGCGGCCACACAGGTTCGTGGCACAGGTCAGCTCAGAAAGCTAACACCGGTCCATATGACACAGGGCCTTCGTTCGGGTCTTCGGGGGGCGTGAGAATCAGCACCCGCCCCCTCGGAACCAGACCTCCGAGAGGGTGTCAAGGTTGCCGGGACAGGGTAAAGTGTTATCACTTAGTAAGCATTGAGTTAGCCGAAACGGGGGACCTCCATGTCCGCGCAAGACTCCGCACCCATAGCCGACGCACCCGACATGCCCGCTCCGCGCGTGCGGGAGTTCGCCGCGCACAGCATCGGCGGCGCGCTCGCGCTGCTGCTGGGCCTGGTCGGGCTGCTGCTGGCCGTCTTCCTGTTCGCCACGAGCGGGGAGAGCCCCGGCTTCGCGGTCGGCGGCGCCCTCGTCCTGATAGTGGCGCTCATCTCGCTGCGCGGTCTGAACACGGTCGCGCCGGGCGAGGCCCGGGTGGTCCAGCTCTTCGGGCGGTACAAGGGCACGATCCGCCAGGACGGCCTGCGCTGGGTGAACCCCTTCACCTCCCGCACGAAGGTCTCCACCCGGGTCCGCAACCACGAGACCGCCGTCCTCAAGGTCAACGACGCCTACGGCAACCCCATCGAGCTGGCTGCGGTCGTGGTGTGGAAGGTGGAGGACACGGCGCAGGCCACCTTCGAGGTGGACAACTTCGTGAAGTTCGTCGCCACACAGACGGAGACGGCGGTACGGCACATCGCCATCGAGTACCCCTACGACGCCCACGAGGAGGACGGGCTCTCCCTGCGGGGCAACGCCGACGAGATCACACAGAAGCTCGCCACCGAGCTGCACGCGCGCGTGGAGTCGGCCGGCGTCCAGATCATCGAGTCCCGCTTCACCCACCTCGCCTACGCGCCGGAGATCGCCTCGGCGATGCTCCAGCGGCAACAGGCCGGCGCGGTCGTCGCGGCCCGGCGGCAGATCGTGGAGGGCGCGGTCGGCATGGTCGAGGAGGCGCTCGCCCGGATCACCGAGCGGGACATCGTCGAGCTGGACGATGAGCGCAAGGCGGCGATGGTGTCCAACCTGATGGTGGTGCTGTGCGGCGACCGCGCCCCGCAGCCCGTTCTCAACACCGGGACCCTTTACCAGTGACGACACCTTCCGAGGGGGGCTCCCCCGAGCGGCGGCCTCAGCAGCGCAAGCAGGTGCTGCTGAGGCTGGACCCGCTGGTGTACGAGGCGCTGGCGCGGTGGGCCGGGGACGAGCTGCGGTCGGCGAACGCGCAGATCGAGTTCCTGCTGCGCCGGGCGCTGAAGGAGACCGGCCGGCTTCCTGGTGACACCGGGCCGCTGCCGCGTCGGGGACGGCCGCCCAAAGAACAGCCCTCCAGAGAACAAACCTCCAAAGAACGGCCACCCGAAGGCCCGTAGCACAACCGTGACAATCGGCCGCCACCTGCGGCTCCTCACGTGGGGATCTGCCGTAAACACCCTGCGTATACATGGCGGGTATACACCGCATGTACAGTCCCTTCCATGTCCATCGGTCACACCCTCCTAGGGCTCCTGGAGTCCGGGCCCCGCCACGGCTACGACCTCAAGCGGGCCTTCGACGAGAAGTTCGGTCATGACCGGCCGCTGCACTACGGCCAGGTCTACTCGACGATGTCGCGGCTGCTGAAGAACGGGCTCGTCGAAGTCGACGGGATCGAGCCCGGCGGCGGCCCCGAGCGGAAGCGGTACGCCATCACCGACGCCGGGATCACCGACGTCCAGCGGTGGCTCGCGACGCCGGAGAAGCCCGAGCCGTATCTCCAGTCCACGCTGTACACCAAGGTCGTCCTCGCGCTGCTCACGCACCGCAACGCCGGCGACATCCTCGACAACCAGCGCGCCGAGCACCTGCGGATGATGCGCATCCTCACCGACCGCAAACGCAAGGGCGACCTCGCCGACCAGCTGATCTGCGACCACGCCCTGTTCCATCTGGAAGCCGACCTGCGCTGGCTGGAGCTCACCGCCGCGCGTCTCGACAAGCTCGCGGAGGTGGTGGTCAAGTGACCCCGGCCGGTTCCCTGCTCGTGGCCGACGAGCTGCGCAAGACCTACGGTCCGACCGTCGCGCTCGACGGCGCCGAGTTCTCCATCCACCCCGGCGAGGTCGTCGCCGTGATGGGCCCTTCCGGGTCCGGCAAGTCGACCCTGCTGCACTGTCTCGCCGGGATCGTCACGCCCGACTCGGGCTCGATCACCTACAACGGCCGGGAGATGGCCACGATGAACGACGCCGAGCGCAGTGCGCTCCGGCGCTCCGAGTTCGGGTTCGTCTTCCAGTTCGGGCAGCTCGTGCCCGAACTGACCTGCGTGGAGAACGTGGCGCTGCCGCTGCGGCTCAACGGCACGTCCCGCAAGGAGGCCGAGAAGGCGGCGCTGGCCTGGATGGAACGCCTCGAGGTCGACGACCTGAGGAAGAAGCGGCCCGGTGAGGTGTCCGGCGGCCAGGGGCAGCGCGTGGCCGTGGCCCGCTCCCTGGTGACCAACCCGCGCGTGCTGTTCGCCGACGAGCCGACCGGCGCGCTCGACTCCCTCAACGGTGAGCGTGTCATGGACCTGCTCACCGAGGCCGCCCGGTCCACCAACGCGGCCGTCGTCCTCGTCACGCACGAGGCGCGGGTGGCCGCCTACTCCGACCGCGAGATCGTCGTACGGGACGGGAAGTCCCGGGACATGGAGCGGGTCGTATGAGTCTCAGGCAGTGGTGGCGAGACCTCGCCATGGGGGTCCGGTTCGCCTTCGCGGGCGGACGCGAGGGGTGGGTCCGGGCGCTGCTGACCGCGGTCGGCGTGGGCCTGGGGGTGGCGCTGCTGCTGCTGACCACCGCGCTGCCGAGCGCCCTGGCGGTCCGGCACGACCGGGAGGACGCCCGTACGGACATCACGTTCAGCGACAAGGTCATACCGAAGGCGGCCGACACCCTGCTGGTCGCGGCCACCGGAACCACCTTCCGGGACCTGAGCGTCCGCGGCCGGGAGCTGGAGCCCGAGGGACCGAAGGCGCCACTGCCGCCGGGGGTCGGGGCGTTCCCGGCGGCCGGTGAGATGGTCGTCTCCCCCGCGCTGAAGAAGCTGCTGGAGTCCGGCGACGGCAGGCTCCTGCGGGACCGGTTGCCCGAGCGGATCGTCGGCACGATCGGCGAGAGCGGGCTCATCGGTTCCCATGAACTCGCCTACTACCGGGGCGCCGAGGGCCTCGCGTCCCAGGGCAACGACGGCGGCCGGATCGAGCGGATCGACCGCTTCGGGAACCCGAACCCGACCCCGGAGCGCACCGACCCGGTCATGCTCCTGCTGATCCTCGTCGTCTTCGTCGTCCTGCTGATGCCGGTCGCCGTGTTCATCACCGCGGCCGTGCGCTTCGGCGGCGAGCGGCGCGACCGGCGGCTCGCGGCCCTGCGCCTGGTGGGCTCCGACGGCCGCTCGACCCGGCGGATCGCCGCCGGCGAGGCGCTCGCGGGAGCGGTGCTGGGGCTGGTCCTCGGCACCGGGTTCTTCCTGATCGGACGCGAAGTGGCGGGCTCCGTCGAGGTGTTCGGGATGAGCGTGTTCCCGAGCTACCTCAACCCCTCCCCCGCACTGGCCCTGCTGGTCGGTCTCGCGGTGCCCGCCGCGGCCGTCATGGTGACGCTGTTCGCCCTGCGCGGCGTGGTGATCGAGCCGCTCGGCGTGGTGCGTACGGCGAAGCCCGCACGACGGCGGCTGTGGTGGCGGCTGCTGCTGCCGCTGGCCGGACTCGCGATGCTCTACCCGATGGTCGGACAGGGCCGCGACGAGGGCGACTTCAACCAGTACCTCGTCACCGGCGGTGTCATCCTGCTCCTTGTCGGCGTGACCGCGCTGCTGCCGTGGATCGTCGAGGCGGTCGTGGCCCGGCTGGGCGCGGGCGCACTGTCCTGGCAACTGGCCGTGCGCAGGCTCCAGTTGAGCAGCGGCACGGCGGCCCGGATGGTCAACGGCATCGCGGTCGCGGTGGCCGGGGCGATCGCGCTGCAGATGCTGTTCGCGGGTGTCGAGGGCGACTACACCAAGAACACCGGCTACGACGTCTCACGGGCGCAGATGCAGGTGAGCGTGCCGGACGGGAAGACGCTCGCCGCGACCGCGAGGGAACTCTCCGCGACCAAGGGCGTGGAGAAGGTGTACGCGTTCGGCGAGGGGTACGTCGCCGACGGGCCCGGCGACGAGGCGCGCTGGAGCCGGGTGACCGTCGCCGACTGCGCGTCGCTGCGCGAGATCGCCGCACTGCCCTCGTGCCGCGAGGGCGACTCCTTCGTCCTGCAGGGCGGCGGGGACGACGGCGAGGAGGGGGCCCTGACCGCCGAGCCCGGCCGGACACTCTACTTCGAGACCGAGACCTCCGACGGCTCCGAGAACACCAAGCCGGTCGCCTGGACCCTGCCCAAGAACGTCAAGCAGGCCCGCTCCGTCGTGGACCCGACGGGCTACAAACGCGGCGGCCTCCTGATCACCCCGAGCGCCCTGTCCTCGACGGTCGCGCCGGGGGTACGCGGACAGATCTATCTGCGGCTCGACGAGTCGCGGCCGGACGCGCGCGAGTACGTACGCAACACGGCGGTCCGCATCAACCCGCTCGAAGAGCCGATGGAATGGGTGTCGTTCGAGCGCAACGACCGCTACGACTCCATCCGCACCGGCCTGTTCGTGGGCGCCGCCTGTGTCCTCGCGCTGATCGGGGCGAGCCTGCTGGTCTCCCAGCTGGAGCAGCTGCGGGAGCGCAAGAAACTGCTGTCGGCGCTGGTCGCCTTCGGCACCCGCAGGCGCACCCTGAGCCTGTCGGTGCTGTGGCAGACGGCGATCCCGGTCACGCTCGGGCTGCTGCTGGCCTCGGTGGTGGGGCTGACGCTGGGCGCGGTCCTGCTGCGGATGACGGACACCACGATCCGGGTGGACTGGCCGAGCGTGCTGTCGATGACCGGTGTGGGTGCCGCGGTGGTCATCGTGGTGACGGTGCTGAGCCTGCCGCCGCTGCTGAGGCTGATGCGGCCGGACGGGCTGCGGACGGAGTAACCGCCCGCAGCCGGGGTCCACTAGAGGCTGTACTCCTTCACCACCCGCCGGACCTGGGCGAACAGCATGCCGACGTTGACCGACTTGCGGCAGACCACGACGGCCACGACG includes:
- a CDS encoding class II fumarate hydratase; this translates as MADEQQEQAFRIEHDSMGEVRVPVDARWRAQTQRAVENFPISGQRIERAHIEALARIKGAAAKVNARLGVLDKDVAEAIQEAADEVARGNWDAHFPVDVFQTGSGTSSNMNTNEVIATLATERLGRDVHPNDHVNASQSSNDVFPSSIHIAATAAVTRDLIPALDHLATALARKSEEFADVVKSGRTHLMDATPVTLGQEFGGYAAQVRYGIERLQASLPRLAELPLGGTAVGTGINTPPGFSAAVIEEVARTTGLPLTEARDHFEAQGARDGIVETSGQLRTIAVGLTKIANDLRWMSSGPRTGLAEISLPDLQPGSSIMPGKVNPVIPEAVLMVAAQVVGNDATVATAGAAGNFELNVMLPVIAKNVLESVRLLANVSRLLADRTVDGIVAHRERAREYAESSPSVVTPLNKYIGYEEAAKVAKKALAELKTIRQVVLESGYVERGDLTEEQLDEALDVLRMTRP
- a CDS encoding SpoIIE family protein phosphatase, whose translation is MTEHPTSFERPQPGVDPTDPRGALLRSPAPPSTQGVEAPAALPVQARSGDPAPDAAPVVQGSSGTTGRTGNHKDMGMNPAGTGPEHSQPAAAEQDTHRPRPVPEGVPVQPGAEDDRPQSGVGGEERRTGQGAVPGRPTPMRRDGDRLRFVGAATRRIARGIDLDEIVMGLCRATVPTFSDAILVYLRDPLPVGDERPTGPLVLRLRRSDRIPQQERDLEDGILPVPVPENPTELDALGTELCEVQPGSALAEVLRGVRPVFTDTPAARAALPELLGEGGEFAVPAGRRAILAPLRGRRRVIGAALFLRRPDRIPFDPDDLLVAAQLATHSALGIDKAVLYGREAYIADELQRTMLPETLPRPTGVRLASRYLPAAETARVGGDWYDAIPLPGSRVALVVGDVMGHSMTSAAIMGQLRTTAQTLAGLDLPPQEVLHHLDEQAQRLGTDRMATCLYAVYDPVSHRITIANAGHPPPVLLHLGGRAEVLRVPPGAPIGVGGVDFEAVELDAPAGATLLLYTDGLVESRLRDVWTGIEQLREKLAATAQLTGPDHPPPLEALCDEVLDMLGPGDRDDDIALLAARFDGIAPSDVAYWFLEPEDAAPGRARRLARRALSRWGMEDLTDSVELLVSEVVTNAVRYATRPVTLRLLRTDVLRCEVGDDVPQLPRLRQARATDEGGRGLYLVNRLARRWGATRLSTGKVVWFELNRS
- a CDS encoding transglycosylase domain-containing protein, whose amino-acid sequence is MGRAEERRARQRGGRRAAPPARSSGTPSEGVAPGGRAAARKAAARGKKGTKNGKSGIRRLFTWKKILGTFLGFCLLGIGAFIVMYMMIDVPKGNAKAQEQSNIYKYSNGSVMAREGDTNREIVDLSEVPKPVQRTFVAAENKTFYTDSGVDLKGTARGLLNTLSGKGKQGGSTITQQYVKNYYLDQDQTVTRKLKELVISLKVDRTTSKDKILAGYINTSYYGRGAYGIQAAAQDYYRVDAKKLSVAQGAYLAALLQAPSQYDWAVASPTGKKLVQARWNYVLDNMVKQGWLDQTKRAEMTFPKPEEPRAAPGLEGQKGYFIKLAKQQLEKQLMAKENITQDEAEARVENSGWTFTLNIDKKKQAQLEKSVKDQLTKQLDPKKRNVDRNVQAGAVSVDPKTGKIVALYGGTDYTKHFYSNANRTDYQPASTFKPVILAAALENASETQSGKAIGANTTYDGTSKRQVVDSNGNKVGFAPENEDDHNYGKQVTVQTAMNQSINSVFAQMGVDVGMDKVLATATKLGMDTGKLRPLPAYTLGTMGASPIQMAGVYATLDNHGKQVTPTIIKSAEQGGTEFQMPDPIGEQVISREAADTVTSVLTGVVNDGTAEKSVQQNPARDGRKVAGKTGTSDDNKSAWFTGYTPDLVTSVGLFGENYKTKAQAKMYGVGGEPRVNGGGFPAEIWAEYTFGVAGKNTKFDLDTDQGAAVQPTWTPSPTPTRSETPSSTPTTEEPSETPSETPSETPSQTPSQSPSQSPPTGEQSTPVEISTSPENPFDPNDDQ
- a CDS encoding SPFH domain-containing protein encodes the protein MSAQDSAPIADAPDMPAPRVREFAAHSIGGALALLLGLVGLLLAVFLFATSGESPGFAVGGALVLIVALISLRGLNTVAPGEARVVQLFGRYKGTIRQDGLRWVNPFTSRTKVSTRVRNHETAVLKVNDAYGNPIELAAVVVWKVEDTAQATFEVDNFVKFVATQTETAVRHIAIEYPYDAHEEDGLSLRGNADEITQKLATELHARVESAGVQIIESRFTHLAYAPEIASAMLQRQQAGAVVAARRQIVEGAVGMVEEALARITERDIVELDDERKAAMVSNLMVVLCGDRAPQPVLNTGTLYQ